A single window of Candidatus Deferrimicrobiaceae bacterium DNA harbors:
- a CDS encoding acetyl-CoA carboxylase carboxyltransferase subunit alpha: MILQYLDFERPIVDLENRLEQLRRIDDGTDKNLREEAGKLEKKIAKIRKEIFSHLTRWQITQLARHPNRPYLLEYVNLCFKSFLEIHGDRAFRDDPSIVGGFAELDSEKVMLIGQQKGRNTTEKIRRNFGMAHPEGYRKALRLMKLAEKFRLPVVTVIDTPGAFPGIGAEERGQSEAIARNLLEMAKLNTPLVVVVIGEGGSGGALALGVGDEILMMEYAIYSVISPEGCASILWRDTARAETAAEMMKITAPDLKKFGVVDRIIPEPEGGAHRDHKAAAEAVKAALLESLASVRSLPARQLLDRRYAKFREIGRMKRKAGGA; the protein is encoded by the coding sequence ATGATTCTCCAATACCTCGATTTCGAGAGGCCGATCGTCGACCTGGAGAACCGGCTGGAACAGCTGCGCCGGATCGACGACGGGACCGACAAGAACCTCCGCGAGGAGGCGGGGAAGCTGGAGAAGAAGATCGCCAAGATCCGGAAGGAGATCTTCTCCCACCTGACCCGATGGCAGATCACCCAGCTGGCCCGCCACCCGAACCGTCCCTACCTGCTCGAGTACGTAAACCTTTGCTTCAAGAGTTTCCTGGAGATCCACGGGGACCGGGCGTTTCGGGACGACCCGTCCATCGTGGGCGGCTTCGCGGAGCTCGACTCGGAAAAGGTGATGCTCATCGGCCAGCAGAAAGGGAGGAACACCACCGAGAAGATCCGCCGCAACTTCGGGATGGCGCACCCGGAGGGGTACCGCAAGGCGCTCCGGCTGATGAAGCTTGCCGAGAAGTTCCGCCTTCCCGTGGTCACGGTCATCGACACGCCGGGGGCCTTCCCGGGGATCGGCGCGGAGGAGCGGGGACAGTCCGAGGCGATCGCCCGGAACCTGCTCGAGATGGCGAAACTGAATACCCCGCTCGTGGTCGTCGTGATCGGCGAGGGGGGGAGCGGCGGCGCGCTGGCGCTGGGGGTCGGGGACGAGATCCTCATGATGGAATACGCGATCTACTCGGTCATCTCCCCCGAGGGATGCGCCTCCATCCTCTGGCGGGACACCGCGCGGGCGGAGACGGCCGCCGAGATGATGAAGATCACCGCGCCGGATCTCAAGAAGTTCGGCGTGGTGGACCGGATCATCCCGGAGCCGGAGGGAGGGGCGCACCGCGACCACAAGGCCGCCGCCGAAGCCGTCAAGGCGGCCCTGCTCGAGTCGCTCGCGTCGGTCCGGTCCCTGCCCGCCCGGCAGCTTCTCGATCGCAGGTACGCGAAATTCCGGGAGATCGGCCGGATGAAACGGAAAGCGGGTGGTGCGTAG